One Setaria viridis chromosome 3, Setaria_viridis_v4.0, whole genome shotgun sequence DNA window includes the following coding sequences:
- the LOC117847785 gene encoding uncharacterized protein, producing the protein MSSGQSSPMDSSGGSPCPHGDGARAVSAKKLWRAMQAAYLVVVRKHQPKLAALGVHLHHLLSSSSRRDRGRSLAAAREPHPVLTYLSSSLSCRSMDPTAAVVHPYPRGRGRGHGHGRRRASSSRPAAPSFSCRSMDPAAAVCQYQYRPREVEFSCKSTPMHKRRRREQRLRRQQERAADQGRCDHSSEPEYYHYHGSAAAVTRLFTLMDVEEAAKATEDLAGYDDGGDLDLEPTVAWPALTMGPAPRQVRITDSPYLLWDDDSEEGWGAVDRRADEFITSFYEQLRTQQPQGTLYLTR; encoded by the coding sequence ATGAGCAGCGGCCAGTCGTCGCCGATGGATTCAAGCGGTGGCTCCCCATGTCCTCATGGCGACGGCGCCCGGGCGGTGAGCGCCAAGAAGCTGTGGCGCGCGATGCAAGCCGCCTACCTCGTCGTCGTCAGGAAGCACCAGCCCAAGCTCGCCGCGCTCGGCGTCCACCTGCACCACCTCctctccagcagcagcaggcgcgaCCGCGGCCGCAgcctcgccgcggcgcgggagCCGCACCCGGTGCTGACGTACCTGTCGTCGTCGCTGTCGTGCCGGTCCATGGACCCGACCGCCGCGGTGGTGCACCCGTAtccgcgcgggcgcgggcgcggccacggccacggtcGCCGGCGTGCGTCGTCGTCGAGACCCGCGGCCCCCTCCTTCTCGTGCCGGTCCATGGACCCCGCTGCCGCCGTGTGCCAGTACCAGTACCGCCCCCGCGAGGTCGAGTTCAGCTGCAAGAGCACGCCAATGCACaagcgccggcgccgcgagcagcgcctccgccgccagcaGGAGCGCGCCGCCGACCAGGGACGATGCGACCACTCGTCGGAGCCGGAGTACTACCACTACCACGGCTCGGCCGCTGCGGTGACGAGGCTGTTCACGCTGATGGACGTCGAGGAGGCGGCCAAGGCAACGGAGGACCTCGCGGGgtacgacgacggcggcgacctcgACCTCGAACCGACGGTGGCGTGGCCGGCGCTGACGATGGGCCCGGCGCCGCGGCAGGTGCGGATCACGGACTCGCCTTACCTGTTGTGGGACGACGACAGCGAGGAGGGGTGGGGCGCGGTGGACAGGCGCGCCGACGAGTTCATCACGAGCTTCTACGAGCAGCTGCGCACGCAGCAGCCGCAGGGCACGCTCTACTTGACCAGATAG
- the LOC117850431 gene encoding uncharacterized protein — protein sequence MPWRLARQTETPTGGDPAADGGAEARSVRCECCGMAEECTPTYIGRVRERFQGKWVCGLCAEAVKERQAREPALTVARAVEAHAAMCERFNSTVRLNPKLSLASSMRDIARKSGQRRRRSSISGATAAAAAVPPPLSACGGDNKLARAASCALPYV from the exons ATGCCGTGGCGCCTAGCTAGGCAGACCGAGACCCCTACG GGCGGTGacccggcggcggacggcggcgcggaggcgcggAGCGTGCGGTGCGAGTGCTGCGGGATGGCGGAGGAGTGCACGCCCACGTACATCGGGCGCGTCCGGGAGCGGTTCCAGGGGAAGTGGGTGTGCGGGCTGTGCGCCGAGGCCGTCAAGGAGCGGCAGGCGCGGGAGCCGGCGCTCACCGTGGCCCGCGCCGTGGAGGCGCACGCCGCCATGTGCGAGCGCTTCAACTCCACCGTCCGCCTCAACCCCAAGCTGTCCCTCGCCAGCTCCATGCGCGACATCGCGCGCAAGAGCGGCCAgcgccggaggaggagcagcatcagcggcgccaccgccgccgccgccgcggtcccgccgccgctgtccgcATGCGGCGGCGACAACAAGCTGGCCCGCGCCGCCAGCTGCGCCCTGCCCTACGTCTGA